CTCCTGTGATTTCCCTGAACACTGCCCGCCCTTTTTCAGTGAGTTCGAGGAAAGCCGGCTTGCCGCACGCTCCAATTGGGAATATTTTTATACCTGCGAGGGCTTGTTGCTCCATGGATACTTCTGCGATGAGGAAGAAGGCCCTGCTCCTGTTCACGGCTGCGTTCGCGGCCCTATGCCTCATGTTTTTCCTGCCTGCGGGCACGCTGGACTATTGGCAGGCGTGGGTGTATCTGGCAATCGTTCTTGTTCCCGCGGCATTCGTCATTTCGTATTTCCTGAAGAACGACCCGGAGTTTTTGGAGCGAAGGCTGAAAACCAAGGAGAAAGAAACGGAGCAGGCGCTCGTGCAAAAATTCGGATTGATAATCTTCTTAATCGGCTTCCTGATTCCCGGCCTTGACAGGCGCTTCGGGTGGTCCAGTGTGCCTTTTGAGCTTGTCATTGCCGCGGATCTGGTTGTTTTCCTGAGCTATGCGCTGATTTTTCTGGTTTTCAAGGAGAACAGCTATGCGGGCCGGACAGTCCGGGTTGAAAAGGGGCAGAAAGTCGTATCTACCGGGCTGTACTCAATAATCAGGCACCCGATGTATTTCGGCACGCTCATAATGTATCTCGCAAGCCCGGTGGCGCTCGGCTCCTACGTTGCCCTGCCGGTTCTAGCCCTCTGCGTACCAATGCTCGTCTTTCGCATACTGAACGAGGAGGACGTGCTTAGGAGGGAACTGCCCGGCTACAGCGAATATTGCGAAAAAGTGAAATACCGGCTGGTTCCGCTCGTTTGGTAAATTTGCCGCTGGGCATGCATCCAAAAGGTAGAAAATAGCGCGTAGATAAATTTCTCGGCTCTTCAGCGGCCTATGGCGCTCTCCACCTCGTCGAACACGCCGTCAAAATCATCGTCGTGGAGCTCGGCTTTGCCGTCAAGATTGACGTCCCGCTGGTCTATGCGCCCGTCGCCGTTGAGGTCCCAGGCGTCAATCTTGTAATCGCCGTTGGAATCGTAAACGTCAGGAACTGCATCTCCGTTCAAATCCCACGCGCTTGAGACAGTTCTGTTTG
This region of Candidatus Micrarchaeia archaeon genomic DNA includes:
- a CDS encoding isoprenylcysteine carboxylmethyltransferase family protein, which produces MDTSAMRKKALLLFTAAFAALCLMFFLPAGTLDYWQAWVYLAIVLVPAAFVISYFLKNDPEFLERRLKTKEKETEQALVQKFGLIIFLIGFLIPGLDRRFGWSSVPFELVIAADLVVFLSYALIFLVFKENSYAGRTVRVEKGQKVVSTGLYSIIRHPMYFGTLIMYLASPVALGSYVALPVLALCVPMLVFRILNEEDVLRRELPGYSEYCEKVKYRLVPLVW